Proteins found in one Planctomycetia bacterium genomic segment:
- a CDS encoding Gfo/Idh/MocA family oxidoreductase: MNIPDLGGFSRRELLKSSGAIAAGTALAGLVLPKVHAAENAESETIQVALVGCGGRGTGAAANALSTTAGPTKLVAIADVFESNLQNSFKELSTNFKDKVDVPTERQFVGFDGYKKALDCLRPGDIAIFATPPAFRWVHFGYAIEKNLNVFMEKPVSVDGPGSRKMLALAAESEKKGLKVGVGLMCRHCRSRGELFDRIRNGEIGEILLMRAYRQSGPTASDFTTPSMLDGSLSPLFNQIKRFHSFLWLSGGSYSDFLIHNIDECCWMKDAWPVQAQSIGGRHYRGDAIDQNFDNYATEFTFADGTKFYMEGRGVDGCHNEFASYAHGSKAAAIISTAGHAPSRCRIFKAQKMGRSEIAWRCPQDEPNPYQLEWDDLVTAIRENLPYNEAKRGTEASLTTSMGRMSAHTGQVVTFEDMLACEHEFGPDIDQLAMNSDSPLMPDQGGRYPIPEPGIKTSREY; this comes from the coding sequence GTGAACATTCCCGATCTTGGCGGCTTCTCGCGCCGCGAGCTGTTGAAATCCTCTGGTGCCATTGCCGCCGGCACCGCGCTTGCCGGGCTCGTCCTGCCCAAGGTCCACGCGGCCGAAAACGCCGAGAGCGAAACGATTCAAGTCGCGCTGGTGGGTTGCGGCGGGCGCGGCACCGGTGCCGCGGCGAACGCCCTCTCCACGACGGCCGGCCCCACGAAACTCGTGGCCATCGCCGACGTGTTCGAGAGCAACCTGCAAAATAGCTTCAAGGAGTTGAGCACCAACTTCAAGGACAAGGTCGACGTGCCGACCGAACGCCAGTTCGTGGGCTTCGACGGCTACAAGAAAGCGCTCGATTGCCTCCGCCCCGGCGACATCGCCATCTTCGCCACGCCGCCGGCCTTCCGCTGGGTGCATTTCGGGTACGCGATCGAAAAGAACCTGAACGTCTTCATGGAGAAGCCGGTCTCCGTCGACGGTCCCGGCAGCCGAAAGATGCTGGCCTTGGCCGCGGAGTCGGAAAAGAAGGGCCTGAAGGTCGGCGTCGGCCTGATGTGCCGGCACTGCCGCTCGCGCGGCGAGTTGTTCGACCGCATCCGCAACGGCGAAATCGGCGAGATCCTCCTGATGCGGGCCTACCGCCAATCGGGACCGACCGCGAGTGATTTCACGACTCCCAGCATGTTGGATGGCTCGCTGAGCCCGCTGTTCAACCAGATCAAGCGGTTCCACTCGTTCCTGTGGCTCTCCGGCGGATCGTACAGCGACTTCCTGATCCACAACATCGACGAATGCTGCTGGATGAAGGACGCCTGGCCGGTGCAAGCCCAATCGATCGGCGGCCGGCATTATCGCGGCGACGCGATCGATCAGAACTTCGACAACTACGCGACGGAATTCACCTTCGCCGACGGCACGAAGTTCTACATGGAAGGGCGCGGCGTCGACGGCTGCCATAACGAGTTCGCCAGCTACGCGCATGGCTCGAAGGCGGCGGCGATTATCTCCACCGCCGGCCACGCCCCGTCCCGCTGCCGCATCTTCAAAGCTCAGAAGATGGGCCGCAGCGAAATCGCCTGGCGCTGCCCGCAAGACGAGCCGAACCCGTACCAGTTGGAATGGGACGATCTCGTCACGGCGATCCGCGAGAACCTGCCGTACAACGAAGCCAAGCGCGGCACCGAAGCCAGCTTGACCACGTCGATGGGACGCATGTCGGCCCACACCGGCCAGGTCGTCACCTTCGAAGACATGCTGGCCTGCGAACACGAGTTCGGCCCGGACATCGACCAACTGGCGATGAACTCCGACTCCCCGCTGATGCCAGACCAAGGCGGTCGATACCCCATCCCGGAGCCAGGCATCAAGACGAGCCGGGAATACTAG
- a CDS encoding prepilin peptidase, producing the protein MWLQGQIDWFVILIAVWLCSVGGVIGSFLNVVIYRLPLGMSLVRPASRCPACLTPILWYDNLPVFGWLWLRGRCRECGAAISPRYPAVEALVACFFVALAASEFCFGGERDPFSAAAAGFHLPWASDLSATGIWMRYWAQVLLAVTLLAAGLMERDGSAVPFRLCRPTLLFAIAMPFVWREVRPFPYDYQLVQRMPSGDTAFQQPLDLLFGAWAGLIIALLAWSLINRDQRGSRPMKAALLAIGVTLGWQLTAMIGVFWLTWLGLRTAFAGSAERRGGLLPLAIVACFTLLAWRPLLSAALAVAARSWE; encoded by the coding sequence ATGTGGCTCCAAGGACAAATCGATTGGTTCGTTATCCTGATCGCGGTCTGGCTCTGTTCGGTCGGCGGGGTGATCGGCAGTTTTTTGAACGTCGTGATTTATCGCCTGCCGCTGGGGATGAGCCTGGTGCGGCCGGCGTCGCGCTGCCCGGCCTGCCTGACGCCGATCCTGTGGTACGACAACCTGCCGGTCTTCGGTTGGCTCTGGCTACGGGGACGTTGCCGGGAATGCGGTGCGGCGATCTCGCCGCGCTATCCGGCCGTGGAAGCGCTCGTCGCGTGTTTTTTCGTAGCGTTGGCCGCGAGCGAATTCTGCTTTGGCGGCGAACGTGATCCGTTCTCGGCCGCCGCAGCTGGCTTTCATCTGCCTTGGGCCAGCGACCTCTCCGCCACGGGCATCTGGATGCGGTATTGGGCGCAAGTGCTGCTGGCGGTCACGCTGCTTGCCGCGGGTTTGATGGAGCGCGACGGTAGTGCAGTACCGTTTCGACTCTGTCGGCCCACGCTGCTGTTCGCAATCGCAATGCCTTTTGTCTGGCGCGAAGTGCGTCCGTTTCCCTACGACTACCAGCTAGTGCAGCGCATGCCCAGCGGCGATACCGCATTTCAACAGCCACTTGATTTGCTGTTCGGCGCTTGGGCGGGGTTAATCATCGCGTTGCTGGCCTGGTCGTTAATTAATCGCGATCAGCGCGGCTCGCGCCCGATGAAGGCGGCGCTGCTGGCGATCGGCGTGACGCTCGGTTGGCAATTGACTGCCATGATTGGCGTCTTCTGGCTGACTTGGCTGGGGCTTCGCACGGCGTTCGCAGGCTCCGCCGAACGCCGCGGCGGACTATTGCCGCTGGCAATCGTCGCCTGTTTCACGCTGTTGGCATGGCGGCCGCTGCTGTCCGCAGCGCTCGCCGTTGCAGCGCGGTCATGGGAATAG
- a CDS encoding sigma-70 family RNA polymerase sigma factor, whose protein sequence is MRDDELELVRRCLAGEQAAATALVDAFRGAVFGLCYRMLGHRQDAEDVTQESFVRALRSLAGFDLTRDFKPWLLAIAGNRCRTMLSTRKRRPPMAMPAEGVEEHLPGVEEAKHLGEEVELALSQLREEYRQAFSLFHQEQLSYAEIGEALGCPVGTVKTWVHRARKELAAALIQRGVVEEQRHESRGV, encoded by the coding sequence TTGCGAGACGACGAGCTAGAGCTGGTGCGCCGTTGTCTGGCGGGCGAGCAAGCCGCCGCGACGGCCTTGGTCGACGCCTTTCGCGGGGCGGTGTTCGGGCTCTGCTATCGCATGCTCGGTCACCGTCAGGACGCCGAAGACGTCACCCAAGAGTCGTTCGTGCGGGCCTTGCGCAGCTTGGCCGGCTTCGATCTGACGCGGGATTTTAAGCCGTGGCTGTTGGCCATTGCCGGAAACCGCTGCCGGACGATGCTGTCCACGCGGAAACGCCGGCCGCCGATGGCCATGCCGGCCGAAGGAGTCGAGGAACACCTGCCGGGCGTTGAGGAAGCCAAGCATCTTGGCGAGGAAGTGGAATTGGCACTATCTCAGCTTCGAGAGGAATACCGCCAGGCGTTTTCCTTGTTTCATCAGGAGCAGCTCAGCTACGCCGAAATCGGCGAGGCACTGGGTTGCCCGGTCGGGACGGTCAAAACCTGGGTGCATCGGGCGCGGAAGGAACTGGCTGCCGCGCTGATCCAGCGCGGCGTGGTCGAGGAGCAACGGCATGAATCGCGAGGCGTTTGA
- a CDS encoding FHA domain-containing protein, which translates to MEVTLKVTSGSNAGQQIPVPGPKFLIGRAEDCQLRPRSDLISRYHCVIMSEDGLVTVRDFGSKNFTYVNDERLIGECELKPGDLLKVGPLEFELCIKATVGAGKRPKVESVQAVVERTVESATAGEFDLNQFLDDGAAAQSSADTRKIVMQDTEHSMPAPNGGASDESVSNADAQTMAGKGQPAKRATVDSRAAADKALRQFFKRR; encoded by the coding sequence ATGGAAGTAACCCTCAAAGTCACCTCAGGAAGTAATGCAGGGCAGCAAATCCCGGTTCCCGGCCCCAAGTTCCTCATCGGCAGGGCCGAGGACTGTCAGTTGCGCCCGCGCAGCGACCTGATCAGCCGCTATCACTGCGTGATCATGAGCGAAGACGGACTGGTGACGGTCCGGGACTTCGGCAGCAAGAACTTCACGTATGTGAACGACGAGCGTTTGATTGGCGAATGCGAGCTCAAGCCCGGCGACCTGCTCAAGGTCGGACCGCTGGAATTTGAGCTCTGCATCAAGGCCACGGTCGGCGCTGGGAAACGTCCGAAGGTGGAGTCGGTTCAGGCCGTCGTCGAACGCACTGTGGAATCCGCCACGGCCGGCGAATTCGATCTGAACCAATTCCTGGATGACGGCGCGGCCGCCCAATCGAGCGCGGATACCCGTAAGATCGTCATGCAGGATACCGAGCACTCGATGCCCGCGCCCAATGGCGGAGCGAGCGATGAATCGGTTTCCAACGCCGATGCCCAGACGATGGCCGGCAAGGGCCAGCCAGCCAAGCGAGCAACGGTCGATAGCCGAGCCGCCGCGGACAAGGCGCTACGCCAGTTCTTCAAGCGACGCTAG
- a CDS encoding biotin/lipoate A/B protein ligase family protein: MPTLRVIHDVPAAGDWNMAVDEALVESVSHGGTPTLRLYGWHPATLSLGYFQRLVDRSQHAASAACPVVRRPSGGGAILHDQELTYCLVLPADSPVARQAQQLYRIVHESLRAVLAAEKITVELREKTTADSSEPFLCFQRQAEGDLLLQGVKVCGSAQRRHAGAVVQHGSLLLAASPCAPELPGLQELSGRAVSAQDVASALVRELSRRLGFDAANQSLTDAELATADRTRQSKYASLDWTAKR, from the coding sequence ATGCCGACGTTACGAGTCATCCACGACGTTCCGGCCGCCGGCGACTGGAACATGGCGGTCGACGAAGCGCTCGTCGAGAGCGTATCTCACGGGGGAACGCCAACGCTGCGACTCTACGGCTGGCATCCCGCGACGTTGTCGTTGGGCTACTTCCAACGCCTCGTCGATCGCTCCCAACATGCCGCCAGCGCGGCTTGCCCAGTGGTACGGCGGCCGAGCGGCGGCGGCGCGATTCTGCATGACCAGGAACTGACCTATTGTCTGGTCTTACCAGCCGATTCCCCGGTTGCCCGTCAAGCGCAACAGCTTTATCGAATCGTGCATGAATCTTTGCGAGCGGTGTTGGCAGCGGAAAAAATCACAGTCGAGCTGCGCGAAAAAACAACCGCCGATTCGTCCGAACCGTTCCTCTGTTTCCAACGCCAGGCCGAGGGAGACTTGCTGTTACAGGGCGTCAAAGTCTGCGGCAGCGCGCAGCGCCGCCATGCCGGCGCCGTCGTGCAACATGGCAGCCTGCTGTTGGCCGCGTCGCCTTGTGCGCCGGAACTGCCAGGCCTGCAGGAGTTAAGCGGGCGAGCGGTATCCGCGCAAGATGTGGCAAGCGCGCTGGTGCGAGAACTATCGCGGCGGCTTGGTTTCGATGCAGCCAATCAGAGCCTCACGGACGCCGAACTCGCCACGGCAGATCGCACCCGCCAAAGTAAGTACGCCTCCCTCGATTGGACTGCAAAACGTTAA
- a CDS encoding flagellar motor protein MotB, translating into MLRPEEPPRGAPLWCVSYGDMMSLLLGFFILLYALAGTKKEADFDQFAEAMKRQFGFTGDPSTWFPGTHRTFGPRIQETNAGSAETGGGSNGHRPAGATDPNSRLTMPSNSDAHLGVVLRFSEASAALVDADRTELKKFADQVRGKRQKIEIRGHASGRPPQASDHYRDAWDLAFQRSYATMQFLVLQTGIETERIRLSAAGQNERSTGDGTASPAAASRVEVFLLDEMIEDRRAGEPAAPASWSDDQAGAE; encoded by the coding sequence ATGCTGCGTCCTGAAGAACCGCCGCGCGGTGCGCCGCTTTGGTGCGTTTCCTATGGCGACATGATGTCGCTATTGCTGGGCTTTTTCATATTGCTTTACGCACTGGCGGGCACGAAGAAGGAAGCGGATTTCGATCAGTTCGCCGAAGCTATGAAGCGCCAGTTTGGTTTCACAGGCGATCCAAGTACCTGGTTTCCGGGGACGCATCGAACGTTTGGGCCGCGGATTCAGGAAACGAATGCGGGCTCCGCGGAGACCGGCGGCGGGAGCAATGGACATCGGCCTGCCGGCGCGACGGATCCAAACTCGCGGCTCACGATGCCATCGAATTCCGATGCCCACCTCGGCGTCGTGTTACGGTTTTCGGAAGCGTCCGCCGCGCTAGTCGACGCGGATCGAACGGAGCTAAAAAAGTTCGCCGATCAAGTCCGCGGCAAACGGCAGAAGATCGAAATCCGCGGCCATGCTTCTGGCCGGCCGCCGCAAGCCAGCGACCACTACCGCGACGCCTGGGACTTGGCATTTCAACGCAGTTACGCGACGATGCAGTTTCTGGTGCTGCAGACCGGCATCGAAACCGAGCGGATCCGCCTTTCCGCCGCGGGGCAGAATGAGCGTTCCACCGGCGATGGGACTGCGAGCCCCGCCGCGGCGTCTCGGGTTGAAGTCTTCCTGTTGGACGAGATGATCGAAGACCGCCGAGCCGGCGAACCGGCAGCGCCGGCGAGTTGGTCGGACGATCAAGCCGGCGCGGAATAG
- a CDS encoding MotA/TolQ/ExbB proton channel family protein has protein sequence MGGAGFAVWDVSTMDIAATLGLMMACVFMLASIVLSGGTPTAFYDAPSVIITVGGSFAVTAMMFPLRVLLAFPQNLLKLFFHRRTDLPRIVRQMVELSELARRDGVLELERRLPEINNPYITIGVQMVVDNASPEIVERVMQSELDALHGRYRDFKGFLQQLGAMGPAFGLIGTLLGLILMLGNLTNPDALGPGMAVAMMTTLYGAVIANIFALPLVEKLNYNLRHESLCIEVVIYGILAIQNGDGPRKVEQQLTPYTKYQRAA, from the coding sequence ATGGGCGGCGCGGGTTTTGCCGTCTGGGACGTTTCGACTATGGATATCGCCGCGACGTTGGGCCTGATGATGGCCTGCGTGTTTATGCTGGCCTCGATTGTGCTCAGCGGCGGCACGCCGACCGCGTTTTATGACGCGCCGTCCGTGATCATCACCGTCGGCGGCAGCTTCGCCGTGACGGCGATGATGTTTCCGTTGCGAGTGCTGCTGGCGTTTCCGCAGAACCTGCTCAAGCTCTTTTTTCACCGGCGGACCGATTTGCCGCGGATCGTGCGGCAGATGGTGGAGCTCTCCGAATTGGCGCGGCGCGACGGCGTCCTGGAACTCGAGCGGCGGTTGCCGGAGATCAATAATCCGTACATCACCATCGGCGTTCAAATGGTCGTCGATAACGCGTCGCCCGAGATCGTCGAGCGCGTGATGCAAAGCGAGTTGGACGCCCTGCACGGACGCTATCGCGATTTCAAAGGCTTTTTGCAACAGCTCGGCGCAATGGGCCCGGCCTTCGGGTTGATCGGCACGCTGCTGGGCTTGATCCTGATGCTCGGCAACCTGACCAATCCCGACGCGCTCGGTCCCGGCATGGCCGTGGCGATGATGACCACGCTCTACGGCGCGGTAATCGCGAACATATTCGCGCTGCCGCTCGTGGAGAAGTTGAATTACAACCTCCGGCATGAATCGTTGTGCATTGAAGTGGTGATCTACGGCATCCTCGCAATCCAAAACGGCGACGGCCCGCGCAAGGTGGAGCAGCAGTTGACGCCGTATACGAAGTATCAGCGCGCGGCGTGA
- a CDS encoding FG-GAP-like repeat-containing protein, with the protein MQRLTRLLWQPSVRHSHLCVAFLAIVLAGIDAWGAEVSDKAKLAPDPMAAGSGARVAASLKPGEQRSSVLTPSTQDGATLYATISAQQSGIDFVNELDDENVWTGDYRSTLNGSIGSGTCIGDIDNDGWPDLYLVARDGRNRLYRRTEDFRYEDITNAAGVDGGDGRKTGAAMVDIDNDGDLDIYVCRLEQPNLLYLNQGQGKFRECAAERGLAFAGASVMATFSDYDRDGDLDMYLVTNRKFVSDDEMESAKKRLQARPNEISLKDGKVVIPAEFEELFYFLPKPSGPGEMGFNAIPSGQRDHLYANDGSGAFSEVKGSNLDGCYRGHCAVWWDYDGDRWPDLYVSNDFYDPDQLFRNNRDGTFTDVTREALSHTPWFSMGCDFADVNNDGRFDLMTTDMSATNHFKAKVNMGNMDDVGWFLESAEPRQYMRNALFLNTGAGRFLECAFMAGVASSDWTWSTRFCDMDNDGWSDLFFATGMIRNVMDSDLQVRGVRLGAQKNPQIMGELLRLSDPLREKTFAFRNRGGWEFENVSDAWGLGNEGISTSAAYGDMDRDGDMDLVVNNYNEPVAIYRNQGERGQGILVRLVGNASNRFGVGAIVTAKSGAVTQTKCLTGTSGYMSSDEPLLHFGLADQEEVSELRIEWPSGRSQTLRTLAANRFYVVAEPDSSTDAPVESTANKTVFEEVAGPSGLTFKHVEKSFDDFRQQPLLPNRLSQLGPGMAWGDADGDGDDDVYLGGAAGQSGVLYLNQDGHGRFVEQPGPWQKDAACEDMAALWLDSDSDGDLDLFVVSGGVEAGANTDLLRDRLYINDGSQGFAKSEDLLPDLRQSGGSAAAADFDRDGDLDIFVGGRVVPGKYPTSPESVLLRNDEGTFSDVTDQVAPELRRIGMVTGALWSDADADGYLDLLTTAEWGPVSLFHNEDGAGLKNLTAEAGLSSRTGWWNGITGGDLDGDGDIDYVVTNTGTNTKYHASAERPARVYYGVFDKSKGATVVEACFEGEHHYPVRGRSCSAAAMPMIAQRFPTFRSFAAAEIDDIFAAADLAAAERFDANELRSLMLINQGDARFEARYLPTIAQVSPGFGATICDVDADGLADIYLVQNTYSPQPETGRMDGGLSVLLKNLGKGEFVPQESVMTGLLVPGDAKALALTDIDHNGQPDFAVTNNNSRPQLFQQRNPTHGAAFAVRLKGDKGNPSAIGAILRLRDGKKNSMQSVELYAGSGYLTQSAPIAFFARPAEGLATIEVQWPNGDVSKHDVSPGEQVVMLTKRQ; encoded by the coding sequence ATGCAAAGATTGACTCGACTCCTTTGGCAGCCAAGTGTTCGTCACTCCCACCTCTGTGTCGCGTTCCTGGCGATTGTGCTCGCGGGCATCGACGCCTGGGGAGCGGAAGTAAGTGACAAAGCGAAGCTCGCTCCCGATCCCATGGCCGCCGGGTCGGGTGCGCGGGTTGCCGCCTCGTTGAAACCGGGCGAGCAGCGCAGTTCGGTTCTGACTCCAAGTACGCAGGACGGAGCGACGCTGTACGCCACGATCTCCGCTCAGCAGTCGGGCATCGATTTCGTGAATGAGCTGGACGACGAAAACGTCTGGACGGGCGACTACCGAAGCACCCTCAACGGCTCGATCGGCTCCGGGACGTGTATTGGCGACATCGACAACGACGGTTGGCCGGATCTTTACCTGGTCGCACGCGATGGGCGCAATCGACTGTATCGCCGCACTGAAGATTTCCGGTATGAGGATATCACCAACGCAGCCGGAGTCGACGGCGGAGATGGTCGCAAAACCGGCGCGGCGATGGTCGACATCGACAATGACGGCGATTTAGATATCTACGTTTGCCGACTCGAGCAGCCGAACCTGTTGTACCTGAATCAAGGCCAGGGAAAGTTCCGCGAATGCGCCGCGGAGCGCGGTTTGGCGTTTGCGGGGGCCAGCGTGATGGCGACGTTTTCTGATTACGATCGGGACGGCGACCTGGACATGTACCTGGTCACGAACCGCAAGTTCGTCAGCGACGATGAAATGGAGAGCGCCAAGAAACGATTGCAAGCGCGCCCCAACGAAATCAGTCTGAAGGACGGCAAAGTCGTGATTCCGGCCGAGTTCGAGGAGCTGTTTTACTTCTTGCCTAAGCCGTCCGGCCCCGGCGAAATGGGGTTCAATGCGATCCCGTCAGGGCAACGAGATCACTTGTATGCGAACGATGGCTCCGGCGCTTTCTCCGAAGTGAAGGGAAGCAATCTGGATGGATGTTACCGCGGGCATTGCGCCGTCTGGTGGGACTACGACGGCGACCGCTGGCCCGACCTCTACGTCTCCAATGACTTCTACGATCCTGACCAACTATTTCGAAATAATCGCGACGGCACGTTCACCGATGTCACCCGGGAAGCGCTCTCGCACACGCCATGGTTTTCCATGGGCTGCGACTTTGCCGACGTCAACAACGACGGCCGATTTGATTTGATGACCACCGATATGTCGGCGACGAATCATTTCAAGGCAAAAGTCAACATGGGGAACATGGACGACGTTGGTTGGTTCCTCGAGTCCGCCGAACCACGCCAATACATGCGCAACGCCCTGTTCCTCAACACGGGCGCCGGCCGTTTCCTCGAGTGCGCGTTCATGGCCGGAGTGGCCAGCAGCGATTGGACCTGGTCCACGCGATTCTGTGACATGGACAACGACGGCTGGAGCGATCTGTTCTTCGCCACCGGGATGATTCGCAACGTCATGGATTCCGATTTGCAGGTGCGGGGAGTTCGACTGGGGGCTCAGAAGAACCCGCAGATCATGGGGGAATTGCTGCGTTTGAGCGATCCGCTTCGCGAGAAGACTTTCGCGTTCCGTAACCGCGGCGGCTGGGAATTCGAGAACGTCTCGGACGCCTGGGGGCTCGGCAACGAAGGCATTAGCACGAGCGCCGCCTATGGCGACATGGACCGTGACGGTGATATGGACCTGGTGGTGAACAATTACAACGAGCCCGTCGCCATCTACCGTAATCAAGGCGAGCGCGGACAGGGGATTCTCGTGCGATTGGTCGGCAATGCCAGCAACCGATTTGGCGTCGGCGCCATCGTGACCGCCAAATCAGGCGCCGTCACGCAGACCAAATGTTTGACTGGCACGAGCGGCTACATGAGCTCTGACGAGCCGCTACTGCATTTCGGCTTGGCGGATCAGGAAGAAGTCTCCGAGCTGCGGATCGAATGGCCTTCCGGAAGAAGTCAGACGCTTCGTACTCTGGCCGCCAATCGCTTCTATGTCGTAGCGGAGCCAGATTCGTCGACGGATGCGCCGGTTGAGAGCACCGCGAACAAGACGGTATTCGAAGAAGTTGCTGGGCCAAGCGGTCTCACTTTTAAGCACGTGGAGAAATCCTTCGACGATTTCCGCCAGCAACCGCTGCTGCCGAATCGCTTGTCGCAGCTCGGTCCAGGAATGGCCTGGGGAGACGCGGACGGCGACGGCGATGACGACGTGTATTTGGGCGGCGCGGCCGGCCAATCAGGTGTGCTCTACTTGAACCAGGATGGCCATGGCCGCTTCGTGGAGCAGCCGGGACCGTGGCAGAAGGACGCCGCTTGTGAAGACATGGCCGCGCTTTGGCTCGATTCCGATAGCGACGGCGATCTGGATTTGTTCGTCGTGTCTGGCGGCGTGGAAGCCGGCGCCAATACGGATTTGTTGCGCGATCGGCTCTACATCAACGACGGCTCGCAAGGTTTTGCCAAGAGTGAGGATCTGCTTCCGGATTTGCGCCAAAGCGGCGGTTCTGCCGCCGCCGCCGATTTTGATCGCGACGGCGATCTGGACATCTTTGTTGGCGGTCGAGTTGTGCCCGGAAAATACCCGACGTCGCCGGAGAGTGTCCTGCTTCGTAACGACGAAGGAACGTTCAGCGATGTCACCGATCAGGTCGCCCCGGAACTGCGCCGCATTGGGATGGTTACGGGCGCGCTCTGGTCCGACGCGGATGCGGACGGTTATTTAGATCTGTTGACCACCGCCGAATGGGGACCGGTCAGTTTGTTCCACAACGAGGATGGGGCCGGGCTCAAGAATCTCACCGCAGAGGCGGGGCTTTCCAGCCGGACAGGATGGTGGAACGGAATTACCGGCGGCGACCTGGACGGCGACGGCGACATCGACTACGTCGTCACCAACACCGGAACGAACACCAAATACCACGCGAGTGCGGAGCGTCCCGCCCGAGTCTATTACGGCGTGTTTGATAAATCCAAAGGCGCGACGGTCGTCGAGGCCTGTTTCGAAGGAGAACATCACTATCCGGTCCGCGGGCGCAGTTGCAGCGCCGCGGCAATGCCTATGATCGCGCAAAGGTTTCCGACCTTTCGCAGTTTTGCCGCGGCCGAAATCGACGACATCTTCGCCGCGGCCGACCTTGCCGCGGCAGAACGGTTCGACGCCAACGAATTGAGAAGTCTGATGCTCATAAATCAGGGCGACGCTCGATTCGAAGCCCGCTACCTTCCCACAATCGCCCAAGTATCGCCCGGATTCGGCGCAACGATTTGCGATGTCGACGCCGACGGGCTTGCGGATATCTATCTGGTGCAAAACACCTACTCGCCACAGCCTGAAACGGGACGCATGGATGGCGGGCTCAGCGTGTTGCTCAAGAATCTCGGCAAAGGCGAGTTTGTCCCGCAAGAGTCCGTGATGACGGGGCTCCTTGTCCCCGGTGACGCTAAAGCGCTGGCGCTCACGGATATCGATCACAATGGCCAACCTGATTTCGCCGTGACCAACAACAATAGCCGACCGCAGCTCTTCCAGCAGCGCAACCCGACTCATGGAGCAGCGTTTGCCGTGCGGTTGAAGGGCGATAAGGGGAATCCAAGCGCGATCGGCGCCATACTAAGATTGCGCGACGGGAAGAAGAACAGCATGCAGTCGGTAGAACTCTACGCGGGCAGCGGCTACCTCACGCAATCCGCCCCGATCGCGTTCTTCGCGCGCCCCGCGGAGGGGCTGGCCACGATCGAAGTGCAATGGCCAAACGGCGACGTATCGAAACACGACGTATCGCCAGGCGAGCAAGTAGTAATGCTGACGAAACGGCAGTGA